GTTTCAGAGCCAACCAATGGAAATGAAATGAATTTACGTGGTGTTGCTTCATTAGGAAAAAGTATCTTGTATTTGCTTTCTCCAATATTTTCAACTGGTATAGAAATCGTTAAGGCACCATGCTTTTCAGAAACCTTTGCTATTTCGATAAGAGCTTTATCATTTTCGGTTTCCTTTTCAATTCTTACAATGGAAACGCTATCAAATGTTAAGGGTTTTAATTTAGTATATGTAGTTACCTTTCCATATTCTATTACTTTAACACTATTGATCTTTTCAACAAATGAAAGCGTAAAGGGAATTGACTTATGAAGGTCTGCAATTCCAATTTCTGCTGTTTTCTTTCCTTCGGCATCATATTCATAAACAAACTTGGTGTAACATTTACTACCTTCTTTATAATCACTAATATTGTTTTCTGTATCGTTTGATTGTTCCAGTTCTGTAAATGAAGCAAAGGATTTCTTTACCTTCTCTTTCATCTGATCTGGAGTTTCTGCTTCCCGATCTAGAGAAATAAAAAAGGATTTTATTCTATCACTTGTTGTATAAATACTCTCAAGAGAAATCTTTTTACTTAACAAATAAGTGGTCATGAAACCTGTGCCGAACCGACCTGAAGTGTTAAGGAACTTTTTTGCATCGTCATTATTAATACCTTCTTCACTAAATAAGCGATCAAAAAAGGTCTGTTTTTCATCATCAGTATAACTTGGGGCTTTAGTAGAACGCTGGCTGAGTATTGCCAGCAAATTACTATGTTGAAAGGGGCTTCCATTATGTGAAAACTCAACGGCTGAGTCTGTTAAGTTTATCTCAATTTGCCCATCATCAGTGATTACATCTTTGGCATTTTGCAATAACTCCCAAACCCACCTTCTTGCACTTTGAGGATCCCCTGATAATTCAATGTTGATGTTATTGTAAAGTTTCTGTCCAATACTTTCCAGCCCTTCCTGGGCTAAAAGCTCTTGAGTACGCATTTGGTTTTCAGGCATATTTGATGATTTTGTTTCTAAATAATATTTTCAATTATTTTCATTATTCACTGGTCATTACAAAGAAGCTATTCCCTGTCTTTTTTAATAGTAAATCAGTTGCTCCAAGTAATTTCAAGTGTTCTGTTTCTTTTTCAATAGCCTTTTTAGAAATACCTGGTTGCACAACATAGATATTGAATTCAAGTTCACAATATCCTGATGTTATCATATTTAATAAGGTATTCATTTCTTCATCCCCGCCAATTTCGTATCTACTTGTTTTTCCTTGGTTAATCCGTGAATTTTGGCGTCTAACCATATGTTGCAGAAGCTCATAAGTGGTATGTCTCCAATGAAAGCTTCTTTGTGCTTGACCACAAACCTCATATAGATCCTTTAAGCGACCTCCACTTTGTGATTTTGATGAAAACTTACAATGGTACAAGTCTATTTTTATTCTGCTGTCGCCACCCTCCCAAAATTTTATCGCTACAATATCACTCGCTTCATTGGCATCATCGTCGTCAAATATTATTTTATAATCAGTATTAGATTTTAGCTTTTCAATAATATGATATTGAATTGAGTCTGCTCTCTTTTCCTGTTTTTGTGATTCTTTCCGAATGTCTGTACCTGTCCATTCTAAAGCAAGTATTTTGGAGGTATCAAAAAGGTTGATTTTCCCTTTAAAAGGAAAGAAGATATTATTATACATTTTGGAATTGTCATGGAACCAAGTCACAGGAGGAAAATCATAAAATAATTCTGCTATATCTATTTCGTTTCCTTTGTAAGTAATTACAAAAGGCATAGTTCCAACCAATTCATATCTATAACCACGTCCAATCTTGGGATCTAATACAAGTTTATAGTCGATGGCATTCTGATTCGACTCTATCGAGAATTCAACATAATCACGGCCATAAGAGTTCAATTTAACATTAAAATCAACTACAGGAATACCTCTGTGCAAAGTCATGGAGGTATAAGCATATAATTCTTCGTTCCATTTCATGGCTACAGGAACTTTGTTCGCAGGAAGTTCTGTAATCAATTCTGGTTTCTGAATGAATTTGAAAATGTCTTGTGTATCTATGGAATCATCCAAAAGCTTGTTACCAAGACTATCACACCATTGGCAGAAATCGGGAATACTTTTCACCAATTTAGTCCAAACTCTACCTTTGGAGGAGCAACCAATTGTGACCTTATCTCCATTCTCATAGCCGACTCCGAAAAGATTTGAACTGGATTTAGTATCCTTGTCCAATTCATCCAGACCACTCACGATAGAATTCCCTGCATACATAGTGAAACTGATGGGACCATCTAAAGTAGACTTTAAACCTAAATTAAATAGCTCTAATTGAAATACTCCATCCAGGCACTTATAGATATCAGCCTCATTAAACAAACTTTTATTGGCACCTACAATGGCTTCGGCAAGTTTATCATGTGTTGTTCCATTATTTGTACTGTTTATATAGAGTAGTTTCTGTTCTTCGTTCAGATATACTATATAGAGATCATATTGACAGTTTAGCAAATCGTCTATTTTCCCCCATTTTACAGGATCCACTTTTTTTGCAACAATAACGAGTAGATTTTTTTCTTCATGTTCTACTGATACTGTTTCATATTTTTCTTCATTAAAACAAGATGTATAATTCTGTGGTTCCCATTCGATCTTATCATCAAATAACCTGAAGACAACTGTGCTCATCGCTGGCGTTATATTTCGCAATGGAATTTTTGCCGGGATCTCAGCATCTGAAAAATTCTGAAAAAAGTCTTGTTCTTCTTTTACTGAGCCTATTATATCTTCATTCGCCATACTGATAATTTTATCCCAGTCCGAATCTTTTTGATATAATTTTTTCAAAGTCCCCTTTAGCTCCGGATCTGCAATATTGGCTACTATAGACGCATTGCCCAATTTTAATATTGATTCGCGCGTAAACCTTCCAAAGAACTGAAATGAGGTTGTGATGTTTTTATGCAAATCGTGCAATGCACAAATTTTTAACTGAGGAAGGTCAAATCCTTCTCCAAGCATATCTACACATACAATTATTTTATGTTTTCCCGCAATAATGTCTTCCAATATTTTCTTGCGAATTGTCTGTTTAATACCACTATGAATAAATACCGGATTGTACTTCTGATATGGTTTGTAGATTTTTTCAAACACCTCTTCAGCTTTAGACATTGTATCCACCCTTGCCATCAGTATATGGTCGTATTTTTCCTCTATATCTTTTTCCAAAATGGAAATTGCTTTCTCTGCAATAAGTTGATCAGATTTCAGAGGGTTAAATTCTAGAATAGGATGAAAAACAATTTGTTTGTAATAATTGTCTCTTTGGGCGAGTGAGAGGGGATAATCATAAATCACCTTACCTTGTAAACGTTTCTTGTCATTTCTAAATGGAGTCGCCGTGAATAACAAAATAGGTTTATTAAAAGTTTCAAATTGTACTTTAATGTTATTCCACTCTTTTGCCTGACTATGGTGTGCTTCATCCATAATTAAAAGATTGCACCAATTAAGCAATGCCCCCTTTATTTTCGTATCACCACTCAGTATCCCTGTAATTATTTGCGGAGTGGAAATAATTACATTTGATTCAAACAAAGTATTTGCATCGTCTATGCTTTTTATACCCGTTTTTAGGAAACCTACAATAGGGTTTTTGGCAGAAGAGGAAACAATCTGAAACCTTTTATCTTTGAGAACACCCAGAGATTTGAATTTATTGAAAATTTGGGTTCTCAATGAGGCCGAGGGAACGACTACCAATAAGCCCTGACACTTTTCTGCTATAGTTAAGCATAGCATTGTTTCAGTCTTACCTGTTCCAGTAGGCATTACAACTACAGCAGGTTTGGTTGAAATACTCCAATGTGAGAGGATGGAATGTAATGCACCAATTTGTGGAGGTCTAAGTCCAAATTGAGTAATATTACCAGTTTCATCTTTGACTTCCTTTTTGTAATTAAATTTCCCTTCCCAAGTCTGAAGGATATTTTTGTGATCAGGAAGTTTTATATACTCTGCTTTCTTTTTACATTTCGAAAGAA
This portion of the Flavobacterium lindanitolerans genome encodes:
- a CDS encoding DEAD/DEAH box helicase family protein, yielding MMNSLFPEEKIEIIFNCTYIKSINGNKKEYYIGVEQGIIRKFNGSKFSGYEFLSENGSKYFISTIKSQIPQNYDAVFTLLEEYEKLTIAILSKCKKKAEYIKLPDHKNILQTWEGKFNYKKEVKDETGNITQFGLRPPQIGALHSILSHWSISTKPAVVVMPTGTGKTETMLCLTIAEKCQGLLVVVPSASLRTQIFNKFKSLGVLKDKRFQIVSSSAKNPIVGFLKTGIKSIDDANTLFESNVIISTPQIITGILSGDTKIKGALLNWCNLLIMDEAHHSQAKEWNNIKVQFETFNKPILLFTATPFRNDKKRLQGKVIYDYPLSLAQRDNYYKQIVFHPILEFNPLKSDQLIAEKAISILEKDIEEKYDHILMARVDTMSKAEEVFEKIYKPYQKYNPVFIHSGIKQTIRKKILEDIIAGKHKIIVCVDMLGEGFDLPQLKICALHDLHKNITTSFQFFGRFTRESILKLGNASIVANIADPELKGTLKKLYQKDSDWDKIISMANEDIIGSVKEEQDFFQNFSDAEIPAKIPLRNITPAMSTVVFRLFDDKIEWEPQNYTSCFNEEKYETVSVEHEEKNLLVIVAKKVDPVKWGKIDDLLNCQYDLYIVYLNEEQKLLYINSTNNGTTHDKLAEAIVGANKSLFNEADIYKCLDGVFQLELFNLGLKSTLDGPISFTMYAGNSIVSGLDELDKDTKSSSNLFGVGYENGDKVTIGCSSKGRVWTKLVKSIPDFCQWCDSLGNKLLDDSIDTQDIFKFIQKPELITELPANKVPVAMKWNEELYAYTSMTLHRGIPVVDFNVKLNSYGRDYVEFSIESNQNAIDYKLVLDPKIGRGYRYELVGTMPFVITYKGNEIDIAELFYDFPPVTWFHDNSKMYNNIFFPFKGKINLFDTSKILALEWTGTDIRKESQKQEKRADSIQYHIIEKLKSNTDYKIIFDDDDANEASDIVAIKFWEGGDSRIKIDLYHCKFSSKSQSGGRLKDLYEVCGQAQRSFHWRHTTYELLQHMVRRQNSRINQGKTSRYEIGGDEEMNTLLNMITSGYCELEFNIYVVQPGISKKAIEKETEHLKLLGATDLLLKKTGNSFFVMTSE